Sequence from the Prunus persica cultivar Lovell chromosome G5, Prunus_persica_NCBIv2, whole genome shotgun sequence genome:
TTGTTGGCGCATGGGTTTGAAACTTTTGGGTGTTTCACCACATTATGAGTAATTCTAGGGTTTGGATAATTGGCCATTGGTTTTGCCTATGTAGATGAGGGGATGTTATAATAGGAAGATTTTCTTCTTGTGGCATGATCGAGAAGTTTGAGTTCTGGTTTTACCATGTTTTGGTGTATTCTACTGCCTCATGTGCATATCATAGAGTTGGATTATCAAACCCAGGGCAGTTAACTCAAGCTCTGATTATATGTGCAACCAAACTTGTCCAATATCCATCTGACTTGAACGATTTTCGTTAGTTAAATGTTTTGTGGATTTAGTAATGTCCATTGATATTAGTGTCATTTTACTACGGTTTTTTTAGATAGTAGTGTTTTAATAACTAGTTCTTATCCTTGGATGTAGAGTAAGATGTGGATTGTTgactgatttttcttttttatataattgcaGGTCATCTGCTGAAGTTAGAAAGATGATAGGTGCAGCAACTTGAATTCACTAAGAAAGCAGTAGCTTTTAGTTCTCATTTGGTTCCTTTTGAGATAcgtttgctttatttttgtaaaaccATGATACTTGCACTTTCTAGTTTTCCATAATTGAGAcctcatcttttttctttcaatttaaattttgatgcCATGGATTTGGTTTACCAACTTTTCGTGGTGCTCTTTAACCAATAAAGAGCAGCCAGGATGATAATGATAATGAAATGCTGAATTtgatgggctgtgttgattaaGCTTATGCATGTTAATCAAATTAGCAGGCACCTTGTATCTCCCATCGTCAAAATCCAACCGGTTCTCTGGGCCGGTAGAACTGGGGCTGTTCCAAGTTCTGCTTTAGTTTGCATGATCTTCATGGTTGGATTTGCTACCAATGTCCAGGATCCGATAGAACTAGGGCTGTTCTGAGTTTTGCTTGAGTTTGCATGATCTTTATGGTTGTATTTGCTAGTAATGTCTAGTGGCCGGGACAACTGAAACTGTGCCGAGATTTGGACAAGACATTAACCAGTCTAGACGTTTGAATGCAAGAAACCCATAAGGCATCCCGCAGATCAGTAATGTGCAGTGAGTAAAACACCCAAGTATTAAACTGAGCCCTATTTTATTTCAGGAAGTTAGGTTAACGGATATTGCCAAAGGCCTGAAGAAAGGAACTAAGACATGCTTCATAAATTCTGCCCTTTATCTCATATTGGGGATTTGGATTCTAGAATTTCAACTGGGTGAGGACTGGACATGTTATGAAAGCTTTGAAAGAGTCAAACTCACTCTagtttttaagaaaataaatttagatCATTTCAGAAAAGCCATCAAAAGATGCGACACATTTAGCAGAAATTCTCCGTGGTGAATATATCGTCGATAACATGTTATGTACATTttgttattgacatgttatgGTACTGGATTGATAACATGTTAAGGACATTCTGTTATGGgaaatttgtataaatatcACATGAACTTTGAGGCATGTGCGTTATTGCCACATGAActtctaattttaatttttacccACCTAAACTTTGTAGAGTGTTGCAATCCACCACCTATGTCTAACTCCGTTAAAATTTTCGTTAAATGCAAGAGCATTTTCCTCTGTcactataattaaaaataattttaaaacaacataatttaaaaaaaaaaatgaaaaaataaagttaaacataattttaaaaaaaatgaaaaaataaagttaaccTAACGATCACGAATGTAAGGGCATGTAATGGCAAAGCTGCAGAATAGAGTTGCGCACATATTAGCATCAATTGCCAATTCGAGGGTGAAATGGAATTGATGGTGTGTCAACCCCCTCCCTCACTGGTTCAAGTTCTTTCTATTGATGGCCTTCTTGGCCCCCTCTATTGTGCCCTCAAGCATCTTCATAGGCTGGGAAGAGTGCTTTTTGCCCTACTGGTCTAGTCGAGGTGTTGATACTTGAGGTGTTTTGATGTGTATCGGATGCTTTTATGGTTATCTGTTACGTATTTGTTTGGCTTGTTTGAGCCTTATGAATGATATTGATGGTGTATGCACAACGATGGGTTGGGGGAGGGAGAGACAAATTGGcgttggtattttttttcttccaagatCCATGAAAACCATATGAAGAATTTgcctcacttttttttttcccaatatcTATGAAAACCATAGCTCTACTTTTTTCAAAGCTGCCAAGAACTATGAAAATCATGTGAAAACTACGCCCTGAATCTGTGTGTTTATAACCTAccaaaatctcatatttcTTCCAATTTAAGGGGGtatattcaattaggattttaatTTCACAAGTAATCTAACTCCTCATTATTATTGgtgtttgatatttttctttctttttatttttaaaatttagtttttgttttttataattCTCTTTAAGTGCGGTGAattgactaaaatacccttgcatttaacagaaactTTAACGGCATTAGACATAGGTGGTGAATTGCAATACTTTATAAAGTTTAGGtggttaaaaattaaaattaaaagtttatgTGGTAATGGCGCACATACCTAAAAGTTCAAGTGGAATTTATGCAAATTTCCTTTCTGTTATTGACATGATATTGACAATGATAATACGGATCCGTATAAATAGCATTATTGCATGATCAGTTTGCCTGTGTTAAGATCCTGAAAGATAGAGTTGGATTAATGGTTCAAGGATTTGGCATGTAAGTAGGAACCAGAACTTGAAAGTTTGAAACTCTACACATGGCCTTATATCTAGAGGTAACAAGCTACTAATTCAGCAAAAATCAAATATCCACCTAAGTGGTTGCACCGTGAAGAACACGTATGTTCATTTAAAAACTACTGGTCTTATTCTATTCTTTCGTGGGTAGAAGACAACTCTTTGGATTTTGGCCAAGCAACCAAAACTCCTATGTCATTCGATTCCTGAAATCTAAttcgaaaaaagaaaaaagatgctTTAAAGGAGACCTTAACAACCATGGTCTGTCATCTTCTGTTTGTGGTTTCTGTCAATTCCACTggccaaacaaaataaacacataaaaaaatagaacaatACTTGTATAAAATTGAATTGACATAAGTGAATCGCGAGATAGCAGACACAACACATAACTTTAAGCTAAGGAACTTAAAACATACTTCATAATTACTCAAAGTAGAACTTGTTCAAACTAATACTAGTACAAAAactaaagatttttttttaagtacacCTCTAACTTACACTCTTACGCGTGAAAAACGGATGCTGGCCAAGAAATCAATAACTTGATCTCCCATCACCCTCAGTTATCACGTCTTTGAAGGCACCGCCGCTTGGAATCATAGGCAGGACATGCTCTTGATGGGGTACGATTACATCCAACAAGTACGGACCAGGTGTGTCCAACATTTTCTGAATTGCTGCTTTAAGATCTTGCTTCTTCGTCACACGGGCAGCCGGTATCCCACAAGCATCTGCAAACTGCAGCATATTCGGGAATATCTCAGATTCATTTGATGGGTTCCCTAAGTAAGTGTGAGCCCTGTTAGCCTTATAGAAGCGATCCTCCCATTGCACAACCATACCCAAATGTTGATTATTCAACAGCAAAATCTTAATGGGAAGTTTCTCCACACTGATGGTGGCCAATTCCTGGACATTCATAATGAAACTTCCATCACCATCAATATCAACAACGATAGAATCCGGGTTTGCAACAGCAGCCCCAATAGCAGCAGGCAATCCAAAACCCATAGCTCCTAATCCCCCAGATGTCAACCATTGGCGAGGCCTCTTATACTTGTAAAACTGAGCTGCCCACATTTGGTGCTGCCCAACACCAGTGCTTATAATAGCATTCCCATCAGTTAACTCATCAAGAACCTGAATGGCATTCTGGGGAGAAATGGATTCTCCAAAAGTCTTGAAACCCAATGGAAACTTCACTTTCTGCTCTTTCAACTCTGCCCTCCAAGCCGAAAAATCAAGTTGGACGTTGCTCTCTTTCCCCTCCAATATCCTATTCAATCCTTCCAACGCCAATTTGATATCAGCACAAACCGACACATGCGGCTGCTTGTTCTTTCCAATCTCTGCCGAATCAATATCAATGTGGACAATCTTAGCCCGACTAGCAAAGGCCTCTAACTTCCCAGTAACTCGGTCATCAAACCTCACCCCAAATGCGAGCAATAAATCAGACTTATCCACAGCATAATTAGCATAAACAGTCCCATGCATTCCAAGCATTTGGAGTGACAATTCTTCATCGTTGCACGGGTATGCCCCGAGACCCATCAAAGTACTGGCAACCGGGATCCCAGTAAGCTCCACGAACCGCCTTAACTCCTCACTGGAGTTCAAACACCCGCCACCAACATACAACACTGGTCTCTTGGACTCAGACACCAACCTCACAATCTGCTCCAAATGATCCTCACTGGGGGTCTTGGGCAACCTAGACATATACCCAGGTAACCTAATGGGTTGATCCCAATTGGGAACCACAAGCTGTTGTTGCACATCTTTGGGTATATCAATCAACACGGGGCCGGGTCGACCCGAGGTAGCTAAGAAAAAGGCCTCACTAACAACCCTAGGAATGTCCTCTACATCAAGAACAAGATAATTGTGCTTGGTGATTGATCTTGTTACCTCAACAATTGGGGTCTCCTGGAACGCGTCCGTACCGATCATTCTTCGGGGAACTTGGCCGGTGATTGCCACCACCGGAATGCTGTCCATGAGCGCGTCGGCGAGGCCGCTGACCAAGTTTGTTGCGCCCGGCCCGGAGGTTGCAATGCACACGCCGGGACGTCCCGACGCACGCGCGTAGCCCTCTGCCGCAAACACGCCGCCTTGTTCGTGGCGCGGGAGGACGTTGCGGATGGTGGAGGAGCGCGTGAGTGCTTGGTGGATCTCCATGGACGCGCCGCCAGGGTAGGCGAATACATTGGTCACGCCTTGCCGCTCGAGCGCCTCAACGAGGACGTCGGCGCCTTTTCTGGGCTCGTCAGGGGCAAATCGGgaaattttggtttctgggTCTGGAGGgttagtggtggtgatggtggtggtggcggtcttggaggagagagagttggAGATTTGGAGGTGGCGGAGGAAAGTGGGTTTTTGGGGATGAGGAGAGAAGGGGAGGGTGAATCTGGAAATGGGGTTTGAGGATTTGGAAGAAACAGGGAAAGGAGAGGGTTTTGAGGCGGAAGAAGGTGGAGCAATGGCCGCCATTGTTGAGAAGCTGAAAATGCGtcagagagagcagagagtgAAGTGAATTGATAGTTTCAGGGGTGGCTGCTAGACTAGGGAGTTTCGTGACCAAGAGattcaatttatatttacCTTTTGGAACCAAGATTCTATTTATATCAATTTTGTAATGGAAGAAATGTTATTTATGTTTGCCTCCCTGTGGGCCTTTGTATGTACCAATTTGGTAACATTTCTGATACCCATTTATCTTTTGGTGGAATATGTTCATGATACCAATTTATATAGTCCCGATTTTTTGAATTACaatggtccaagagatttatgatcactcaccgttggatataaattcaacggtttactcactcttgcactctttttaagaaacttttttgaaccgttggatattaCATCCAATAGTGAGTGATTAAAGTCTCTTGGACTCCTATGATCCAAGAGATGGGACTgccaatttataattaaagtGTGACAAACTAAGTTGTTATGAGaacccaaaaggaaaataaaactatGTTGCTACTGCTTGTTACTTAGTAGGAGGGAGTACTTATTTCAAAGGAGACCAGCCAACAGATGACATTTGGCAAAAGTTACGAATgcatttaataaaaaattcaaccaCGTAATAACACATGGCGTTGGCAATTTGATTAAGTTCATGTTTCTAGTCTTAGAGGGATGACCTTCTACTAattcttctttgatttggtCAATTGGTTCAGCCAGAGGTCTGTATGGGGCAGCTGAGCCAAATTGATTTGCCTATTGGAATGtggacaaattaaaaaaaaaattaccttaCAAATGTTGTCAATTCTAGATTGACTAAATTTACCCATTgataattaagaagaaaattctGGTTGGAGTTCATCACCAAGTAGTATTTTAGTGTAAAATCTACTACAAGTTTAGTCAAGAATGACAGCCTAAGGAATCAAGGGAAACAAACTTTAAGGCCATGTTTGGTATGCTTCATTATGTCTCACTGGACTGGATTGGATTAAATGAAACTTGAaatccatgtttggtaagggAGGGGATTATCTTAAATGAGATTATATAGTCCAATAGTTAAAAAAAGCCCGGACTCGCACAAATAATATAGTGAGCCCGAAATTGATTTCACAAAATAGGACGCTTTCTACTTTGAACACGCGAGTCCGACTTCCTCATCGCTTGAATCAAAACCCCACCACAGATATAATCGACGAAACCCAGTGCCCATCGCTCCACCCTGGATTTCTTCTCAGAACAATTTCTCTTCGCACCCCAGCCACCAGCAGAACCCAGAACCATCTCTCTTTGCCAGATGAGTCCAATTCGTAGCagttccaaagaaaaaaagaaaagcaaaaaataatgaaaccagaaacaaagagaagaaataaggaaaagggaagaaaagaaaagaaaaaaaattatggatatGTGTACTTATGATACTGCTCCTATTTGGGTAGCTTCCTTACTTGCTGACGATGTCTTGGGAGTGTCTAGAAACCGCTCGATTTGTGTTGAGTCGGCTTAGTTCATTTTCATCCGAGCACACCCTCAATTTATTTCCTAACGTTTTAAAATTCGACCAATTTACCCGTTCCGTCAATTTGACCGTTTGGTCTTCTGTTAAATGATGACGTGGCAAACACGTCTCCATCTTTTTAGCTTAGgcataataaaatatgtaaaaaataatattaaaaaattctttactttttaagttaattaaaaatattaaaaataattatttaaaacaaaaaaagaacaaaccagcATTCCAACCAAACTCCCTAGGCCGTCACTAAGAGCACTGGCAGCGCAAGACCCAACCCGGGTAGAAGGGCCCCCAGGCGAGCCCAACACAGCTCCAGCGCGAGGAAGAGAGCCCGGGCAGCTGCTGGGTCCCACGAgcccgggcaggcccaagggcaACTTCAGCCCGAGTTGGATGACGTCATGCTGACGTCATCCCTGACAGCAACCAACTGTAACAAGCCACGTGTCGCGCCAGGGACGCTCCGATGgattttttccagaaatccgACGGTCCTCGTTTTTTTtgctaaaaaaattgcaaaaaaattctgaaaaattctgaaatttttttttaaaaataccaaaaaattatgtattttttccctataaatacctaaccattttatttactttccacacaaaatcttcatacaattcttctccatccccaatattttttactctccactcacattattcactttcctcaCCAATTCTCCACACAAACTATTCTTCTTCCAATATTTCTTACTCttcactcacatttttcacttcccacaccaattctccatacaaactcttctccttccaatattttttatcctccactcacatttttctactactttccatttgtagaaagaaaaaaaaaatcttatctgaaatatgagattataatttttttaaaatatctgaaaatcttatctgacatgggacacgtggtacaattttagagggtgaaaatgttatatgaaatctgagattataattttttttaatgaatatccgaaaattttatctggaataagacacgtggcaatcgagattctcatccgaaaatcttttcttaaaacaatggacacgtgacaaccaaaaatattatccgaaaatttaattacaaaagattatcaaaattaatggtttaaagtattaaaaaaataggaaataaagtacaatgaatagtatttgccctagacttgccctagacttagccctcatgggtggaaccacaaatggcaaggctgccactattcatgtgaatagtgacagcccttgcttgcccttgccttagactttgcccttaggggtggagttgctctaaccCCACCACCAaatcctctcctctctcaaTCCAAACCACCTCACAACCACTGCCTGCAAACAACCCACTTTCCCCTTCCCCCAACCCATCACACCCCAGATCTGAAACCATCCCTACCCCCAAACATCCTTCCTCTGAAACCTTAACCCCTCAAAACCTAGAGTGTCGTCGAAGAAGCTATGCCTCCAAAGTTCGATTCAACTCAGGTGGTCGATGTCTACATCCGCATCATCACCCAAGCTCAGTGGGTCTCTCCTTGAAGAATATTGGAGAATACATGGCTAAAGAGACGACCAAGGACTGGAACGGCACCATCAAGCTCACCATTCAACAAGCGCAATAGTAACATTGCGGTAAATGAGATTTTGGGCACTTGCATTTCTGGGAATTCTAGGGGTTTAGCGGCAACTATTATGGCTAGGTTGGGGGTGGGCTGGCtaatttgtgtgtgtgagagagaaagagaatgagagggaggaagagaggGCGGGTTGGGGAAGTGAAGATGAAGGGTGGTGATGAGCGTGGGTGTTTGAAGGATATATGGGTGTTGGGAATGAAGGTGGGGATAgtggaagagaagaagaaggattGGGGCGGTGGAGATCCTGGGTTTGGAGTCGGTTGGTGACAGCTAGGGGGTTTGGTTGGAGTGTAGAGTTTTTTAatcatgtttttgttgttgttttaaatgattgattttaatcttttttaattaacttttaaaataaagaattttttaatattatttgttaCATATTTTATTACACCTAAGCTGAAAAGGTGGACCTCACATTTGCCACATCATTACttaacaaaagaacaaatagtCAAATTAACGGAACTTGTAAATTGGTCGAATTTTAAAACATTTGggcttaaattaaaaaaatgaaaactccGTAGCCCATTTCGAGAATGACCTCAAATCTTGAGGGAGTAAAATGATGTTAGCCTTATATAGAAATCTAATAGATCAGAGCACATGGTTACTTACATACATTGAAATCGTTTTCAAGCATGccttttgcattttcttttcgTTGATGCCATGACtgttttggttatgtttaaaaaaatttatggcaGATTAAAcatgatttttcatatctTCAAAACTTTAAACCTGTTTTTGACATACTAGATGACCttaaaatcctaaaaatggcTTTACATCACTACAAAGTAGTGTGTTTTGTTAGTTACACCATTCCCTATTCGGAAAGGTTTTCTCTTAGATTGTGTTTGGTCTggttattttttgtgctagataggaacttgtttttgttttgagaatcaacaaatttttcattACAAAACCAAACCTAAATACTCAAACCCTAAAGAACTAACCAAAATTGTATCATACCTAAATTACTTGATAagtttcttcaacaaatagaATCTATCATGTAATCTCTTTATGATGGcacaaaataatacaaaatttatttgtaagttATCTTTTGCCGCAAAGGTGTGATACTTAATTAAGGAAACTTGCATATATGTGCTAAGATTCAAAACAAAGCACGACATGAGGGGTGCATTGTATCAGGATACATGAGAGAAGAATCACTTGGATTTTGTGAGTTGTATTTAGGTGATAGGACTGTGACTTGACGAAATAGGCCCAGTCGTAATGTTGATCCCTTATGTGCTAACACATGGCCAAGTTGCCAAATTTTCCCAACCTAGCTGATCAATTGGGACAATGGAAAATATCCAACTTGCCCTGCGATTGGGAGCCAAATATAAGGTATTCTTAACATCCAACAATTACATGTATGttcttttcaattccaaatatgttattcaagtgtgctttctaatatttttatgaCTAATATTCTTAACATACACAGTTTGGTTGACTGTGACTGGATTCCAAATTAGTTTTAGTTGACTATGACTGGATTGAATCACGAACAAGAAGGAATTTATGTTTGAAAACTGATGAGTACGGCATTACATTGGTCAACTTCAACAATCTCCTTTCACCACCAGATACGTTTGTATTTGGGTCACACGCACatcaagtattttatgtgcaAGATCCATAAGACATAGAATGGAAAGTTGTGATGAAAACATTTTCTCGAGAACTTTTTGATATAGGAAATCATACATCACACGATATTTCTGCacctcaaaattcaaatggggaggttgatgaaattgatgaaGTGCAACCATGAACAGATGTGCCATCCATAGTAGTGTGGTGTGTTGTCAACATCTaaaattgttttgtatttattgATGAATGGTTGAATGATGTAGCTGTCTTCtgttataaatatattttttaacttttaaatatatattcattattttgttgttggaattttaaaaagtttttaaaaattttatggttttgatttgtttaattattctggttattttattttatctattGTGagggttataaatatttaatttttaggttttatttctatattgaaTGTCTTAATTTTCTAGTTTAATGTGGTGTAGGTTACATGTTATTAAATGCCTATAAAAAGTCACTCTTTCTTTACATTTGAAATACTACTATAATACTATATACAACCACATTCTAATTCTCTCTTCCTCTACcttcatacttttttttttttatataattatttttgggtAACGGTTTTGTGACTTGGAGACCTATATCCGACTGTAAACGTGCTCATAACGAACCTTGAGCCTGTGTATTGGGGGTtgtatcttggagtcttgtagactGTCAGTTTTGCAAGTAGAGAGTCTATAAAGGCTTTagatttgttataaaaattatagtttttttctttccataaaagccaaaagcaaaactctttataatataataatatatgaaatAAATTGGAAAGTCTTTTAaggtaaaataaaaactaaataaacaaataatacgtaaataaaattaaaataaattaagattaTGAAAGCAAGCTTGGTATggtgaagcacgtcaaagatGTTATCCTAAAGTCTTTGTATGTTAAGGTATTGACGGTCTGCAAGACTCCAAGAACCCCCAATACACAGGTTCAAGATCCACTATAAGTACGTTCACAGTCAGATATAGGTCTCCAACTCACAGAACCGttacccaaaaataataatataagttGAGAAAGTATGAAAGATAGAAGATGGGAGAATCATATTGTAGTGGTAATTGTGGTATGTGGTATTGTGGTAGTATGCCAAATGTGCAAGAGGAGTgaccttttataggcatccaaaaacATGTAACCTTTACCACATTaaactagaaaattaaggcattcaatatagaaataaaacctgaaaatgatatatatatatataactccacaataaataaaataaaacagccaaaataattaaacaaatcaaaacggtaaaattttaaaacctttttaaaattctaacACCTTATCAtcccaatttttatttttattttattgaaatgAGAACTTTTATTCATGAAGAAGCAACATCAATACAACCAGAGCTCCTGGTTTCTCTAGTTGCTACAAAgtggcctcattaaaaccttgccataAAAACTCCCAATGGAAGAAATCTGGTCATgaaaaaagagtaccacaGCACCGCAATACATAAAAAAACTAACCCCCTTATCTATCCCTTCCTAGTAAAGTTTGAATTCATATCGGACTCACCCATTTGCAGAAAAATTGAGTGCCTTCCCTCAATCCAATTTGAGCTATAGCATGAGCCACACTTTTACCTTCACGAAGTTGATAAACCACCTTTGCATTACCCAATGACACCTGCAACATTCAAATATCATCAACTAGATTACTCACATTACTCATCCATCCATGAGTGCCAATAATCAAATAAACCGTAGCAATGGCCAGAAGTAGCCCGCTACGAATAGCCGCCAGCTCAATTCtcaaaatattgaaaccaTTCTAGCCAACAGCCGTAAAACCCTAACAAAACTCTCCATGACAATCACGAACCAAACCGCCTACT
This genomic interval carries:
- the LOC18776654 gene encoding acetolactate synthase 1, chloroplastic; translated protein: MAAIAPPSSASKPSPFPVSSKSSNPISRFTLPFSPHPQKPTFLRHLQISNSLSSKTATTTITTTNPPDPETKISRFAPDEPRKGADVLVEALERQGVTNVFAYPGGASMEIHQALTRSSTIRNVLPRHEQGGVFAAEGYARASGRPGVCIATSGPGATNLVSGLADALMDSIPVVAITGQVPRRMIGTDAFQETPIVEVTRSITKHNYLVLDVEDIPRVVSEAFFLATSGRPGPVLIDIPKDVQQQLVVPNWDQPIRLPGYMSRLPKTPSEDHLEQIVRLVSESKRPVLYVGGGCLNSSEELRRFVELTGIPVASTLMGLGAYPCNDEELSLQMLGMHGTVYANYAVDKSDLLLAFGVRFDDRVTGKLEAFASRAKIVHIDIDSAEIGKNKQPHVSVCADIKLALEGLNRILEGKESNVQLDFSAWRAELKEQKVKFPLGFKTFGESISPQNAIQVLDELTDGNAIISTGVGQHQMWAAQFYKYKRPRQWLTSGGLGAMGFGLPAAIGAAVANPDSIVVDIDGDGSFIMNVQELATISVEKLPIKILLLNNQHLGMVVQWEDRFYKANRAHTYLGNPSNESEIFPNMLQFADACGIPAARVTKKQDLKAAIQKMLDTPGPYLLDVIVPHQEHVLPMIPSGGAFKDVITEGDGRSSY